Below is a genomic region from Rhodospirillum centenum SW.
AGCCTGGAGGATACCGAGCGGACCCTGTTCGCCGCGGCGGAGCGGCTGGCCCGGCTGCCGGAGGTCGTCTCCATCCAGGCCTATGCCGGCACGGCGGCCCCCTTCAACTTCAACGGGCTGGTCCGGCACAGCTATCTGCGGGCCGATCCCGAACTGGGCGACCTCCAGGTCAACCTGACGCCGAAGGGCGACCGCTCCCGCGACAGCCACGCCATCGCGCTGGCCGCCCGGGCGCTGCTGGCGGACCTGCCCGTGCCCGACGGCACCGCCCTCAAGGTGGTGGAGGTGCCGCCCGGCCCGCCGGTGCTGGCGACCCTGCTGGCCGAGGTCTACGGCCCCGATGCGGAGACGCGGCGGGCGCTGGCGACGAAACTGCGCGGGCTGTTCGAATCGGTCCCCTTCATCACCGACGTGGACGATTCCTTCGGCACGCCGCGGCCGCGGCTGCGCATCGCCATCGACCAGGACCAGCTTGAGTATTTCGGGGTGCAGGAGCAGGACGTGTACGACACGGTGCGCCTGCTGCTGCACGGCATCCCGGTGGGCTATTCCCACCGCGGCGACGGCCGCGCGCCGGTGGAGATCGCGGTGCAGCTCCCGAAATCCTCCCTCGCCTGGACGGAGGCGCTGGCCGCCACGCCGGTCGCCGCCGACACCCAGCCCGGCAGCCGCGCCGTCGTCGAACTGGGCGACGTCGTGCGGATCGTGGAGGAGCCGGGCTCGCACCAGATCTTCCGCCGCAACGGCCGCCCGGCCGAGATGGTGACGGCCGAGCTGGCCGGCGCCTTCGAGGCGCCGATCTACGGCATGCTGGCGGTGGACCGGCTGATCGCGGAGACGGACTGGGGCGGGCTGCCCCGGCCGGAGATCCTGCTGCACGGCCAGCCCGACAGCGACGCCGGGGCGGCCGTCCTCTGGGACGGGGAGTGGGAGGTCACCTACGTCACCTTCCGCGACATGGGGGCGGCCTTCGCCGTCGCCATCCTGGGCATCTACGTGCTGGTGGTGGCGCAGTTCGGGTCGTTCCGGCTGCCGCTGGTGGTGCTGACCCCGGTGCCGCTGACCCTGGTCGGCATCATGATCGGGCACTGGATCTTCGGTGCGCCGTTCAGCGCCACCTCGATGATCGGCTTCATCGCCCTGGCCGGCATCATCGTGCGCAACTCCATCCTGCTGGTGGACTTCATCCGCCACGGGGCGCAGGCCGGCGGTACGCTGCGCGAGGTGCTGTTGCAGGCGGGGGCGGTGCGCTTCAAGCCGATCCTGCTGACGGCGCTGGCCGCCATGATCGGGGCGGCGACGATCCTGTTCGACCCGATCTTCCAGGGGCTCGCCATCTCCCTGCTGTTCGGGCTGGCCTCCTCCACGCTCCTGACGGTGCTGGTGGTGCCGGCGATCTACATCGTCGTCCGCGGCCCCGACCGACCCGCCACCCCGGCCTGAGCCGGGGGCGGGCCGCCGCCCGCCACGACGCTTCCGGCACGAAACCCCCGCCGCGGCACCGCGGCGGGGGCTTCGTGGCCGGCGTCGTCCAGGAGGGGCCTCGGACCGGACAGATCATGTGCCAGCGACGGGTTGGAACCCGGGCGCCCGGCTGCTATTCTTGGGACCATGACGACGCGCCCGCTCCCCCGGCCGGATGGCCCCGCCCTGCTCCCCGCCCACCTGCGGGCAGAGCTGGAGGTGGCGCGCGCCCAGGCGGCCGCGGGACTGACCGTGCCGGCGGCGGAGGTCGACGCCTGGATCGACTCCTGGGGAACGCCGGACGAGCTGCCGATGCCCCGGCCGCGGTCGGATGGGGGCGGGTCCTTACAGGACCTGCCGACCGGACCTGCCCGACGGAACCGGCAGCAGGTCAGTCCGCATGGCCGGCCGCGTCCGGGCATTTCGGCGCGACCGGGCAGAAGATGCCGTACAGCGTCTCGATGATCTGCCGGGCGTTGGGGTCGGCCAGCCTGTACCACAGGGTCTGGCCGTCGCGCCGGTAGGCGACCAGCTTGTCGCGGCGCAGCAGGGACAGATGCTGCGAGACCAGCGTCTCGCGCACGCCCAGGCGGGAGGCGATCTCCCCCACCGAGCGTTCCTGTTCCACCAGGAAGCAGAGCAGCTTCAGGCGCACCGGGTTCGCCAGCGCCTTCAACAGCTCCACGGCCGCGTCTGCGGCCTGATCCATGTCAATTACCTGCATGTCTTCGAAGGTAATGATTGCGGGTCGAGCGGTCAAGACCGCCGGGCGTCGG
It encodes:
- a CDS encoding ArsR/SmtB family transcription factor, producing MDQAADAAVELLKALANPVRLKLLCFLVEQERSVGEIASRLGVRETLVSQHLSLLRRDKLVAYRRDGQTLWYRLADPNARQIIETLYGIFCPVAPKCPDAAGHAD